One window of Catonella massiliensis genomic DNA carries:
- a CDS encoding sugar ABC transporter substrate-binding protein: MKRKILALILAATMVGSLTACGSGNASSGSTTKSGSAASTTASKTGSTQASSKTSTTGKHYKFGYTCMDGTNPFFVTIQDKMKELITAKGDELVTTDPGNDVTKQISQVEDMLSQNLDGLFMNPVDAQGIIPALDQAKAANVPMVGFDTQVGDMSYLVSYTGSNNYNAGKVVGEDLVKKCPKGGKIIVLDSPTMQSVVDRTNGFLDAIKDHGFEIVAQQDAKGNLQVAMGIAEDLLQAHSDVVAIFGGNDPTALGALAAANAAGIKKGKCFIYGIDGSPDIKKELASGTSLIEGTGAQSPVAIAEKAVEIMYNHVEGKAVDKEYPVDTFLITADNVKDYGTDGWQ, translated from the coding sequence ATGAAAAGAAAAATTCTAGCACTTATTTTAGCAGCAACTATGGTTGGTTCACTTACTGCTTGTGGAAGCGGTAATGCAAGTAGTGGAAGTACTACAAAAAGTGGAAGTGCAGCAAGTACCACTGCAAGTAAAACAGGAAGTACTCAGGCAAGTAGTAAAACAAGTACAACAGGTAAACATTATAAATTTGGTTATACTTGTATGGATGGAACCAATCCATTTTTTGTTACGATTCAGGATAAGATGAAAGAGCTAATTACAGCAAAGGGGGATGAACTGGTAACAACAGATCCTGGAAATGATGTTACAAAGCAGATTTCACAGGTTGAAGATATGCTTTCACAAAATCTTGATGGCTTATTTATGAATCCGGTAGATGCACAGGGAATTATTCCTGCACTTGATCAGGCTAAGGCGGCCAATGTTCCAATGGTAGGCTTTGACACACAGGTTGGTGATATGTCATACCTCGTGTCATATACAGGTTCAAATAACTACAATGCAGGAAAGGTCGTTGGTGAGGATTTAGTTAAGAAGTGCCCAAAGGGTGGTAAGATTATAGTTCTTGATTCTCCTACAATGCAGTCGGTAGTTGATAGAACTAATGGTTTCTTAGATGCGATTAAAGATCATGGTTTCGAAATCGTTGCACAGCAGGATGCAAAGGGTAACTTACAGGTTGCCATGGGTATTGCAGAAGACTTACTCCAAGCACATAGTGATGTAGTTGCTATTTTCGGAGGAAATGATCCTACAGCTCTTGGAGCTCTTGCAGCAGCTAATGCAGCAGGTATCAAGAAGGGTAAATGCTTCATTTATGGTATCGATGGCTCTCCTGATATCAAGAAAGAACTTGCTTCTGGAACATCACTTATAGAAGGAACAGGTGCCCAGTCTCCAGTGGCAATTGCAGAAAAGGCAGTTGAGATTATGTATAATCATGTGGAAGGAAAGGCTGTAGATAAAGAATATCCGGTAGATACCTTCCTTATTACTGCAGATAATGTAAAAGACTATGGCACAGATGGTTGGCAGTAA